Within the Mixophyes fleayi isolate aMixFle1 chromosome 5, aMixFle1.hap1, whole genome shotgun sequence genome, the region GCTTAACTGACTTCGCTGTCACATAGCTGTTATATGATACCAGTGTTGAAGAATGTTTATTAACTCAAAAGCAAACAAATATTTTCTGATTAACAGAGGGCAAATCAATAATTTATTGATTGCAATATATATGTTAACTTAACATGGAAATAAAGATAACGTGCTGTAAATTGAGTTTACAATTAAACTACATACTAATATTATGCATGATAATTATaatatagtgaaaaaaaaaatcttctcaaTGATAATACCCTCATGCAAAGcattatattgcaaaaaaaatacaccTTTGCCTAGGTGATAGGAccggtgctagcatgtctggcgtctcactgcaaaataattaatttgtgcCCTTctctttataaattatttgttcattcaataatgcttttcttcaAACAGTTATtcctatatgaataatataaaaacaaaatatgtattttttgtaataaaaatttacatttttggcaaattaatttggtgaGGAGTATAGAACAGAAAAAAagcctccttcttcatcacactgtgccctcctacaaTATCACATTAagccatcacactgtgccccctttactGTCagtctgtgtcctccttcactatcacactctcactatcacactgtgcccccttcattatcacactatgccccccttcactatcactctgtgccctccttcaatatcacactgtgccccatttccctatcacactgtgccccccttcactatcacactatgccccctctcACTatcactttgtgccctccttcccTATCATGCTGTGCCCTCCTACATCATCACATTAAGTCCCCCTTCACTATCACACTTCGACAACcgaaatggatggctaaggtactcaaACCTCCATAGCGGCACCTGGAAttgatggctaaggtactcagacCTCCATAGCGGCACCTGGAATTGATGGCTAAGGTACACAGACCTCCAtatcggcagccggaatggacgGTTAAGGTTCTCGGAGCACCACTCTGGACTGGTTGGGTaatgtactggcagacccataccagaagctggaatggatggctaaggtactggcagtcccattctggcacccggaatggatagctaaggtactggcagacccatttcGGCACCCGGTATGGATTGGTAAGGTGCTCAGAGCCCCATgctggcagccggaatgggtgAGTAATGCACTCAGCGCTCTGTTCCggatcatatatatatttatatatatatatatatatatatatatatatatatgggcagcacgatcATGCCCTTATTTGtaaggagcttgtatgttctccctgtgtttacatgggtttcctctgggtaccccggtttcctcccacactccaaaaacatactggaaggttaattggctgctaacaaattgaccctagtctgtctgtctgtgtgtatattagggaatttagactgtaagccccaatggggcagggactgatgtgaatgagttctctgtacagcgctgcagaattagtggcgttatataaataaatgatgatgatgatagatatatatatatgtatgttttgtcaaagtcagcaaattggataaagtaatttcaattaaaatcgagcaaacttggttgtctttgtttgaaaagatgcgtacggcacgctacggcgtgaaagggcgtactcaGCTGCAAtatgtggcaacaacagtatttagtcttttacatacatttgcacaaacacgcacacttgtaaaatagtacacattaatggtagttacagcacatagttatttatgtcgaaataatagtagagtttatgtgtaatattataagttatatgcatatcagtaaaacatatggtacacgttgaaggaatcatgtcatgtgtggtatcatactaatccccttcacatttgcgactgtccggttcactctgcaaagggatcgcagagtgcatacacaagttattaatgttaaggaattatggactattatgattcgaaatcttggcgggaagatcagaacccatcccctggagagatgaccccctcctttggattcctgagcttaaactagcctatgatctgcaaccccctggaccctcctgatgcctggaccaatagaagccggccacacctttgcattgttttactgtatctctgtttgcatataagcagcacttcctcatctagtgttcagtcacctagaccacagacttcaggactgaatgactgtacactggatccagagcgcctgcgataagtaacggctgtacttactattatttcgctttaatatattctgctactttttgagaataaatctttgtgtgttggaaacacaaatcgagattcgacaatcattattggatagcgacaaaacgctcataacagtgtatatatatatatatatatatatatttgtgggcatatatatatatatatatatatatatatatatatatatatatatatatattatatacacaatacaatataaatacaatatagtaTGTGCAATAGTTGgtccacatattacagagaacatatttGTGTAATGGAACAGAATGCACTATTATAGGGAGAGAAAACACAGCAAGTTTCACTCAAGACtccaagcagcagagggcactGTAGTAAACTAATTCCGACTGTTACCCAATCCTTGAATATTGCCCTCCAAATCAATGTTGTGAGCGTAATTTGCTGGTAGAGATTAAAGTATCTCCAAAGGTCATGAACCACTTTAGGATATATGCATATTATTTCCTTACAGTAACAGGCACACAATTCACGCTGCACTACACTGTCagatataaattattataaaatagcTTGAAATATGGTGACAAACACATAAAATACTCTATGGCAGACAGGCACTTTTGAcgtaaatgtaacttttattcatACAACCATGAGTCACCGAATAGGTAGAATTTGAAACTGAAAACTAAGGATATTTCTAGGGCCAAATCTTTAAAACGTGAACCTGTCCCTAGAACCTGGGGATAGCTGGTCACAGTGTGTCTCCATGAGAGGGCGGCTCTCTAGCTAGGAACCTTGTGTCACGGCAGCAGTTACCAGACCGGAAACCCAAGTGTTGCACATGACGGGATATCCGCTCTCGTAGGTACGCCGTGTGTGTGAGTGAGACACGGTTGAACCCCGAGCCGTTACGCAGCGCGCTGGTTTCGAGTTGAATCGTTATCACTGCAGGGACGATTGTTTTTAACGATGTACAGACAAAATTTTCGGTCTCCGAACCCCTCTGGGAACGGCGGCGGCGAAGGGAGCCCCGGGTCGTTCCGCAGCCCACCGCCGTTCCCATGCCCCGGGGGCCCCATGCTTCCTCCGCCGTTGCCGGGCTGGGGTTACGGGAGCCCGCACTCCCCTTCATATGGACCGAGGCCTCCAAGGCCTTGCGGGAGTGGGCAGTCTTCACCTTCTCAGATTCCGTATGGGGGTAGGTACGGCAGCCAGTCTCCAGGTAATACCCCACCCCGGAGACCCAGCCCTCGGTATAACTCGTCCCCATACGGCAAGTCGTCCGGAGGAGGAAACATGCACCACTACCAGCAGCAGCAATACCGCGGCCACTCCTCTCCCAGGCAGCCCATGCATTACCAGGTAATAGGGAGGGAAGGCGGCACTCTGCGCCTCATCCACTAATAACCACGTCTTCTGATCTTAGTTACTGGCTCCAGATCAGTATAGTTAATATGAACATGCCTATAAAACCTAAACCATAGCGAAGTATATTTAATatttgaaaaatgaaaatgtgGCCACAAGAAGTTTAGTGCATAGTTTAAATAGCCTTGCATGCCTTCATATTGCACGATGGATTGATGACTGAATTTGAAAATGAAATTGGCTGAGTAACGTGTGTTGGTGTGCCTGTATGTGATTTCACTTGCCACACAAAACGTAAGTGGTATGTAATGTGTTTTAAATAACTACTGTAGCATAGGTACAAGTAGTAGCTCGTAAGCAACTTTAGTCATGGCTATAAGACATTGCATAGAAAGTCTTTCTAAATAAATCTGACAAATTTAACTTTTTTAAGATCAAGGCATTGGTTATGCATGGCCATCAGGGTCAGATGTATAGGGAATTTATGTGCTGGAAATATTTGCTTCCACAAGTTTGTTTCTTACCTTGTGGAACAAGGTTACAGTAAGGCACAAACCATGTGACTAATTATACAGAACCCCACGCATGATAAGTGATCTCTGATCATATATACTATAACTGAAACAAAACCAATGGATTTCGCTTAGTGTGATATGTAATTATCTTACCTATGTGCTACACTTTGAAAgcacttattctttttttttttctgttaattgttttatttgtgtaatgtacatgtacaataatttaaaaaagttagGAGTTCACATTGGTGTCATCATTTTGGGATATAAATTGTTCCCCTCACAATGTTGACGTAGAACCATTGTcaatttttattattcttattttgtaATATTATAAACACATCATaaaaaattcaaaatatatttttttctgattagAATGTTGCTTTGTGGGTGAACATTTTCACCTGTTTATATGTTACAGGTATTTAATGGTTCATAATCAAAATTACTGTTGTTTTTTCTGAATAATGCATAACAATAGCTGTTCTACATGAGGTGCATTTCAGTTTCTTTAGGTTGATTGTGCATGTGAAGATGGCAACAGCTATTTGCATATGGCCACAGTTACTAAAGGTTCTTGTGAAAACATCTTTAATGTGCAGTTGTATGTTTTAGTTATCCAACAATAatcagctttatatatatatattatagccagtgcttttttttgtaagaaaaaaggtaccGTAACCCACCTCTTTCTGCCCTCTCTCTGCCACCCTCGTTCTTGTGTAGCCCTCCCTCTCTCTGCCACCCTCGTTCTTGTGTAGCCCTCCCTCTCTCTGCCACCCTCGTTCTTGTGtagccctctctccctctctctgccaccctcgttcttgtgtagccctctctccctctctttgccACCCTCGTTCTTGTGtagccctctctccctctctttgccACCCTCGTTCTTGTGtagccctctctccctctctttgccACCCTCGTTCTTGTGtagccctctctccctctctttgccACCCTCGTTCTTGTGtagccctctctccctctctttgccACCCTCGTTCTTGTGtagccctctctccctctctttgccACCCTCGTTCTTGTGtagccctctctccctctctttgccACCCTCGTTCttgtgtagccctctctctctccctctctttgccACCCTCGTTCttgtgtagccctctctctctccctctctttgccACCCTCGTTCttgtgtagccctctctctctccctctctttgccACCCTCGTTCttgtgtagccctctctctctccctctctttgccACCCTCGTTCttgtgtagccctctctctctccctctctttgccACCCTCGTTCttgtgtagccctctctctctccctctctttgccACCCTCGTTCttgtgtagccctctctctctccctctctttgccACCCTCGTTCttgtgtagccctctctctctccctctctctgccaccctcgttcttgtgtagccctctctctctcactctctctgccACCCTCGTTCttgtgtagccctctctctctccctctctctgccaccctcgttcttgtgtagccctctctctctctctctctgccaccctcgttcttgtgtagccctctctctctctctctgccaccctcgttcttgtgtagccctctctctctctctctctctctctctgccaccctcgttcttgtgtagccctctctctctctctgccaccctcgttcttgtgtagccctctctctctctctctgccaccctcgttcttgtgtagccctctctctctgccaccctcgttcttgtgtagccctctctctctctctctctctgccaccctcgttcttgtgtagccctctctctctctctctctctgccaccctcgttcttgtgtagccctctctctctctgccaccctcgttcttgtgtagccctctctctctctctctctctctgccaccctcgttcttgtgtagccctctctctctctctgccaccctCGTTCTTgtgtagctctctctctctctctgccacccttaccttctatgcttcttttttcACTTTTCTGTTTGATCACGGCTCCTCttactggcagcgtcgtgacacTAAGATGTgatgctgcactgtagcagcaccacagagaaaaaaaaaatgttaaaaagttaattaaactttggAAACCCATGGAAAATAGGTGCCAGAACATCAAgcttctatgacaaaaaaaagccatGCATATAGctaccccaagtgtcagtgtgtcattattctgAGACCCAAAAAAATAGACCATCCCTAATAGAATGATTGCATATTTGGTAATCAGTTGTCCCCAAAGGCAGATCCTAGGACACAATTTGGGGACCTGGGCCATGGGTTGTGCACATCTGCTTTGTAGACCCCCAAGTTTTATATATAAACGGGAGGCTTGTAGTTATCAAGAAATCCAACATTTCTAGTGTGTCTTATTCATTCTATGCCAGGTCATTTCTTTTCTAAACAAAAAATTCATTATTGTTACTGATAGCATCAGACTGAATTGTAAACTATCAGCTTTGAAAAAACATAGCCAATGCCTAATTCTTTTGTAGTTCTTACTATACTATATGTTGATGGGTAGGGTATTCATGGCAATCCAAATTCCAGAAACATTCTGTATCTGGAAAAACTTAAGTTCTCAACATTCCGGATAATAGAGCCCATACCTGCATTTTCCAGTTAGTCAGCCCTATAATGTAGCTATAACTAATATTTAGGCACTAACCTGTTGTAAGGTAAGTAATTCAGTAGTGGAAATATGTTGGTTTGGTGGAGTAAAATCAATATTTGAAAGGGGACATCAATTTACTTCTATCCATACTCATGTAATGTACATCAGAGTTTGGATGGAATCTTCTGTGAACAGGTGATTGGGTGTTTTTGTAGCCTTGGAGACCAGTTGTATCGTTTGATTCTATATGGAAGAGAGTTCCATAGTTGAGGAGCAGGACAGGAGAAATTTTGGAGGTGGTAGAGAGAAGTGGTAATTGGAAGTGAGGTGGCGTTCGTTGAGAGTGGGAGGAAGGATggatggagatgtagggaggagaTTAGTGTCTGGGGGCTTTAAAAGTGGGCACTGAGAAAAGAaaatctgtctagcaactatgtGGACTGATAGAAGTAGGTGAGAGGAAGTCCAGAGTGAAGGATATTGCAGTAGTTGAGGTAAGAGATGAGATATATGTATAAATGGTGGTTGTGATATAGTTTTGGTTGCGCCGAAGGTGAGGAACGGCCTGATCCTGGAAATGTTACAAAAGTGTAGGTGGCAAGTTTGGGAAAGGAACTAAATGTGGGTAGTAAAGGAGGGAGGAGTTGAGTGTGATACAGAGCAGAATGCAGTGTTGTCaacagagaggaggggaggagtggGGAGCCTGGAGGGAGGGAAGATGATGAGTTCCGTTTTCGACATATTGGGTTTGAGAATGCGCTGGGACATCCACGAGGAGATGGCAGATAACTGGACACACGTAAGCGTAGATTTGAGTATTGCCAGCATAGAGGTGGTGCTGGAGGCAGAAGGAGCTGATAAGTTCATAGAGAATAGAAATGGGCCCTTGGGGATCCCAAAGGGTAGAggagatggagaaagagaaggagcggttggaaAGGTAAGAGGTAAATCAGGAAAGGGAAGTGTCATGGAGGCCAATGAAGTAGAGGGTATGAAGGAAAGAGGGTGGACCACATTGTCGAAAGCCACTGAGAGGTCCAGAAGAATGAGCTAGGTAGGCGTTAATGGCCCTTAGATTTGGCAGAGAAGATCGTTATTGACCATGGTAAGGGCAGTGTCATTGGAGGATACCAAAGTCATATTGTAGCGGGTTGAGGAGTAAGTGGAGAGGAACCTAGTGAGGTGTTGTAGACAAGCCTCTTGAGAAGCTCTGTGGTGAAGGGTATTGGAGAGATTGGACACTAGTTGGCGAGAGAGAGGAAGGGTTGAGGGAGGGTTTTTTAAGGATGGTTGAGACAGAGTGTGTTTAAAGGAAGACGGGCAAAGTTGAAGTGGGAACAGGCATCGGGAGACGAGGCGGAGAAGGTGAGAGGGTGTAAAGTTGAAGGCCCAGATAGTTGGTGAAAGTATATAAGTGAAGGGCTTGGACTTCATCCCCCAAGACAGGGGTAGAGTGGAAAGAGCAACTGGTAGGTTGGTTAGAGAGTGAGTGTTAGGGCAAGGTGTGAGGGGCCCGAGCAACAAGAAATCTCTTGATGGAATCCATTTTGAAGGTAAATCGGGTGGCGAAGTCAAGGATGACGGATTGAGTTGAAGGTGTGAAgagggttggaggattgggatgAGAGAATAGGAGTAAGACTTTATAAAAGGATAGGGTAGGGGAAGAAACGGAATTGGGGAAGAGTTAGAATCGGAGGTGTGGTCCCCAGGAGCAAGCAGGATCATTGTGCAGTGTATCAGATCTGCAGAGCAGGCAGGTGGCCCTGTTCCAGGATAACATAGGTCATGTGATTGAGGCAGGGGGTCCAGAGTGGATAGATGTTCCTGTTTTAGGCCAGATAATTTAGTGGAGGGGGATGAATGATGAGATCTTGTTGTGGCCAGCTTCAGCATACAAGGAGGGTGGGCAGATTACACTGTGTTTTTGTGAAGGTCAAAGAAATTTAGAATGATGCATTGTGCATGGTTTTTATCTTGTAGCTCTATCATGTTTAGATTCCAGGCTGTGTTAATATTATACTGAGTTGTGCATAGGAATAAGGACATTGATTAATTGCTTCCAGATATAACATCACTCCATAGGAATTCCTACACTATGCTTtaagtcaggcctgtccaacctgcggccctccagatgttgtgaaactacgagtcccagcatgcccttctggctatcaacaggttgtatactggcaaagcatgctggggcttgtagtttcacaacacctggagggccgcaggttggacaggcctgctttaagtCAATGTAAGTTGGGGTTTAGAAAAGATCACTTTTCCTtcacagatattttttttaaatgtcaattcTCTTTTTCATGGTCTTTTTCAAGATGCTTCATAAAGGTTGTTTTATGAATTCTTCAGGGAATAGTACTAACATgcatgcaatatttattttagtaatttGTTGAGTTGTTTCATTTAATGTTCAAATCGCTGTCTGCTACATAAAGTAATTTGCAACATTCACAAATTGTGTATTTTTCTATGTTGCTTCACAAACTGCAACAATCTTGAATTTATTTGTTAAATACAAGTGTCAAGCCTcagccaggtgactatatacactttgttttaaaaaaaaaaaaaaaaagcatgtaaacAGCCACTTCACTAATGTCAATGTGTATGACACTCAAGTTGGGAGGGTGTGGTTGAACTTcatcattgttctctgttaaactAAATCTCATTTTCAGGAATATTCTGCCATGGCATAAAAAAAAGCAT harbors:
- the MPLKIP gene encoding M-phase-specific PLK1-interacting protein, whose protein sequence is MYRQNFRSPNPSGNGGGEGSPGSFRSPPPFPCPGGPMLPPPLPGWGYGSPHSPSYGPRPPRPCGSGQSSPSQIPYGGRYGSQSPGNTPPRRPSPRYNSSPYGKSSGGGNMHHYQQQQYRGHSSPRQPMHYQGSPRTSTPYGTAHGREKRVSNDVESYYRPSMLEDPWANLRPLSISDIDQHNSNEQTTYTGKKGRYFS